Proteins encoded together in one Gemmatimonadota bacterium DH-78 window:
- a CDS encoding ABC transporter ATP-binding protein, producing the protein MQASDSDDASRRLRLRRVGASFPGFELGPLDLDMALGERWALAGANGSGKTTTVRIISGRLPDFHGEATVLGIDVADDPPTARSRVGVLPEQRAGFGWMTVRQHLDFVSAFHPTWDPGYATQLQAGFALPDEAKVGTLSKGMRLKLSLVAAEAFRPPVLLLDEPTSGVDPVAREALLDLLDEVVPEGGDRLLIFSTHILEDLDRLRPRVAVLAGGELTRVGSTEELLGPDPDDPRRRALIRELNP; encoded by the coding sequence ATGCAGGCCTCTGATTCGGACGATGCGAGCCGCCGCCTGCGCCTGCGCAGGGTGGGAGCTTCCTTTCCCGGTTTCGAACTGGGGCCCCTCGATCTGGACATGGCGCTGGGCGAGCGCTGGGCCCTCGCCGGCGCCAACGGGTCGGGGAAGACGACCACCGTCCGGATCATCTCCGGCCGCCTCCCCGACTTCCACGGCGAGGCGACCGTGCTCGGTATCGACGTCGCGGACGATCCGCCCACCGCGCGCTCCCGGGTCGGTGTGCTCCCCGAGCAGCGGGCCGGATTCGGCTGGATGACCGTGCGGCAGCATCTCGACTTCGTGTCGGCCTTCCACCCCACCTGGGATCCGGGCTACGCCACGCAGCTTCAGGCCGGCTTCGCTCTCCCCGATGAGGCGAAGGTGGGCACCCTGTCGAAGGGCATGCGCCTGAAGCTTTCATTGGTGGCCGCCGAGGCGTTCAGACCGCCCGTCCTGCTCCTCGACGAGCCCACCTCCGGCGTCGATCCGGTCGCGCGGGAGGCGTTGTTGGACCTTCTCGACGAGGTCGTCCCGGAGGGTGGGGACCGCCTGCTCATCTTCTCCACGCACATTCTCGAGGATCTCGATCGGCTCCGGCCGCGGGTGGCCGTGCTCGCCGGCGGCGAGCTGACCAGGGTCGGCAGCACCGAAGAACTCCTCGGCCCCGACCCCGACGATCCGCGGAGACGGGCCCTGATCCGGGAGCTGAACCCATGA
- a CDS encoding cysteine peptidase family C39 domain-containing protein, protein MAQLPPRSTPTRADRRRALLLLGAALMAAVAFVARAELLRLWAGARVVAEGGRLLDRAEVVLQRELYDCGPAALATLRHLVGLPPISLDSIAHLAGTTRAGTSAEGLASASIELGFKIHFTRLPGMPGPDFGPFIAWVRTSHFVVARALPDGRVLIHDPSVGRYLIERDGFERIWTGESLVTAPRGPRSATLAEPDSPVRIIATGRLP, encoded by the coding sequence ATGGCCCAGCTCCCACCCCGCTCCACTCCGACCCGCGCGGACCGCCGGCGCGCACTGCTGCTGCTCGGCGCCGCTCTCATGGCCGCCGTGGCCTTCGTCGCCAGGGCGGAACTGCTTCGACTGTGGGCGGGCGCCCGCGTCGTAGCCGAAGGCGGCCGGCTGCTCGACCGTGCGGAGGTGGTGCTGCAGCGGGAACTGTACGACTGCGGACCGGCCGCTCTGGCCACCCTCCGGCACCTCGTCGGGCTCCCTCCGATCTCGCTCGACTCCATTGCCCACCTCGCCGGCACCACCCGGGCCGGCACCTCTGCGGAGGGCCTCGCGTCCGCATCAATAGAACTGGGATTCAAAATACACTTCACCCGGCTTCCTGGAATGCCGGGTCCCGATTTCGGGCCGTTCATCGCCTGGGTCCGCACCAGCCACTTCGTCGTGGCCCGGGCCCTCCCGGATGGCCGCGTCCTGATTCACGATCCTTCCGTCGGGCGCTACCTCATCGAGAGGGACGGCTTCGAGAGGATCTGGACCGGTGAGTCGCTCGTGACCGCTCCGCGCGGCCCGCGATCGGCCACCCTCGCCGAACCGGACTCGCCGGTTCGGATCATCGCCACCGGGAGACTCCCATGA